Proteins co-encoded in one Halorussus vallis genomic window:
- a CDS encoding response regulator: MPPALMIVDDSDFQRTMIRQAVEGEFDVVAEAGTGAEAVEQFERHAPDAITMDIMMPEMDGVEATSEIKSRADPPVVVMVTSVDQESKMKQAVRAGADSYVTKPFDPEDVLAELDSFV; encoded by the coding sequence ATGCCCCCAGCGTTGATGATAGTGGACGACAGCGACTTCCAGCGGACGATGATTCGCCAGGCGGTCGAGGGCGAGTTCGACGTCGTCGCGGAAGCCGGCACCGGCGCCGAGGCGGTCGAGCAGTTCGAACGTCACGCCCCCGACGCGATAACGATGGACATCATGATGCCCGAGATGGACGGGGTGGAGGCGACCTCGGAGATCAAATCGCGGGCCGACCCGCCGGTCGTCGTGATGGTCACCAGCGTCGACCAGGAGAGCAAGATGAAACAGGCCGTCAGGGCCGGCGCCGACAGCTACGTGACCAAGCCGTTCGACCCCGAGGACGTACTCGCCGAACTCGACTCCTTCGTCTGA
- a CDS encoding class I SAM-dependent methyltransferase, with translation MRELPLDDLPKHSPWPSRLLDLDDRDGDGPGGTGVAAYESIYEQLLDLARENPEMDFRDVKRSANHYAEESPVAVSRGETLYLADVDEKQELQDEALVAALDGVLAGGETVVALGCGWGHELGVLAEAYPDCEFVGGESAASGVALARELLGDRDRIAVESFDFRDDRWDPLEALPDEEEVVLFTQGSLTAIPSVRKIVTGPLATYRDRIRVGVHLEHVAELHPADTLLGQLRRSYVARRGYNDDLLSSLRDADRFEVTETTYDVVGGNPLHPLSEIRWKPA, from the coding sequence ATGCGCGAACTCCCGCTCGACGACCTGCCGAAGCACTCGCCGTGGCCGTCGAGACTACTCGACCTCGACGACCGGGACGGCGACGGCCCAGGCGGCACCGGAGTGGCGGCCTACGAGTCCATCTACGAGCAACTGCTCGACCTCGCACGCGAGAACCCCGAGATGGACTTCCGGGACGTGAAGCGATCCGCCAACCACTACGCCGAGGAGAGTCCGGTCGCCGTCTCCCGGGGCGAGACGCTCTACCTCGCCGACGTCGACGAGAAACAGGAACTCCAGGACGAGGCGCTGGTCGCCGCCCTCGACGGCGTGCTCGCGGGCGGCGAGACGGTGGTCGCGCTCGGCTGCGGGTGGGGCCACGAACTCGGCGTGCTGGCCGAGGCCTACCCCGACTGCGAGTTCGTCGGCGGCGAATCCGCGGCGAGCGGCGTGGCGCTCGCCCGCGAACTGCTGGGCGACCGCGACCGAATCGCCGTCGAGTCGTTCGACTTCCGCGACGACCGGTGGGACCCGCTGGAGGCCCTCCCCGACGAGGAGGAGGTCGTCCTGTTCACGCAGGGGTCGCTGACCGCGATACCGAGCGTTCGGAAAATCGTGACCGGCCCGCTGGCGACGTACCGCGACCGAATCCGGGTCGGCGTCCACCTCGAACACGTAGCCGAACTCCACCCCGCGGACACGCTACTCGGCCAACTCCGGCGGAGCTACGTCGCCCGCCGGGGCTACAACGACGACTTACTGTCGTCGCTCCGCGACGCCGACCGCTTCGAGGTGACCGAGACGACCTACGACGTGGTCGGCGGCAATCCGCTCCACCCGCTCTCGGAGATTCGGTGGAAGCCCGCCTGA
- the thrS gene encoding threonine--tRNA ligase has product MSQVTVTLPDGSTLELSEGATVEDVAYEIGPGLGRDTVAGVVDGDLVDKATELHEDVAIEIVTDQSDEYLDVLRHSAAHVFAQALQRLYPDAKLTIGPWTDDGFYYDIYGVELDEEDLRAIEEEAYDIIEEDLAIERFERSREEAFEVYEDNEFKREILETEAAGDESVSFYEQGEFEDLCRGPHVESTGEIGGFALLSISGAYWRGDEENEMLTRVYGTAFESEAELEEFLERREEAEERDHRKIGREMDLFSIPEHSPGCAHYHPNGMTIRRELEDYIRAKNDELGYDEVWTPELNKAELWKPTGHYDNFKEEGEMFAWEQDDTEYGLKPMNCANHAHIYDSHTYSYRDLPVRFSEFGTVYRNEQSGELSGLLRVRGLTQDDGHAFIRKDQIREEITRTLGIIEDIYGHFDLEVKYKLETKGDNAVGSDEIWSEATDALKAALESEGLDYDVEEGEAAFYGPKIGLDAVDAIGREWTIGTVQLDFNIPERLDLTYTGEDNEPHRPVMVHRALLGSFERFMGVMIEHFKGNFPTWLAPEQVRILPVSDDNIGYAKQLQNRYLGDFRVEIEDRSWTVGKKIQQAHDDNVPYMLVVGDNEEEAGTISVRDRLERERDDVSVEAFADHLAEEVEGKATTPTFLE; this is encoded by the coding sequence ATGAGTCAAGTCACGGTTACCCTCCCCGACGGCTCGACGTTGGAGCTGTCGGAGGGGGCGACGGTCGAGGACGTCGCGTACGAAATCGGACCCGGACTCGGGCGGGACACCGTCGCGGGGGTCGTCGACGGCGACCTCGTCGACAAGGCGACCGAACTCCACGAGGACGTCGCCATCGAGATCGTCACCGACCAGAGCGACGAGTACCTCGACGTGCTCCGCCACTCGGCGGCCCACGTCTTCGCCCAGGCCCTCCAGCGCCTCTACCCCGACGCGAAGTTGACCATCGGCCCGTGGACCGACGACGGCTTCTACTACGACATCTACGGCGTCGAACTCGACGAGGAGGACCTCCGGGCTATCGAGGAGGAGGCCTACGACATCATCGAGGAGGACCTCGCCATCGAGCGGTTCGAGCGCTCCCGCGAGGAGGCCTTCGAGGTCTACGAGGACAACGAGTTCAAGCGCGAGATTCTGGAAACCGAGGCGGCCGGCGACGAGTCGGTTTCCTTCTACGAGCAGGGCGAGTTCGAGGACCTCTGTCGCGGACCGCACGTCGAGTCGACCGGCGAAATCGGCGGTTTCGCGCTGCTGTCCATCTCGGGGGCCTACTGGCGCGGCGACGAAGAGAACGAGATGCTGACCCGGGTCTACGGCACCGCCTTCGAGAGCGAGGCGGAACTGGAGGAGTTTCTGGAGCGCCGCGAGGAGGCCGAGGAGCGCGACCACCGAAAGATCGGCCGGGAGATGGACCTCTTTTCCATCCCCGAACACTCGCCCGGATGCGCCCACTACCACCCCAACGGGATGACCATCCGGCGGGAACTGGAGGATTACATCCGAGCCAAGAACGACGAACTCGGCTACGACGAGGTCTGGACGCCCGAACTCAACAAGGCCGAACTCTGGAAGCCCACGGGTCACTACGACAACTTCAAGGAGGAGGGCGAGATGTTCGCGTGGGAGCAGGACGACACCGAGTACGGCCTGAAGCCGATGAACTGCGCGAACCACGCCCACATCTACGACAGCCACACCTACTCCTACCGCGACCTGCCGGTCCGGTTCTCGGAGTTCGGGACGGTCTACCGCAACGAGCAGTCGGGCGAACTCTCCGGCCTCCTGCGGGTCCGCGGGCTGACCCAGGACGACGGCCACGCCTTCATCCGGAAGGACCAGATCCGCGAGGAGATTACCCGGACGCTCGGCATCATCGAGGATATCTACGGCCACTTCGATCTCGAGGTCAAGTACAAACTCGAGACGAAGGGCGACAACGCGGTCGGCAGCGACGAGATCTGGTCGGAGGCCACCGACGCGCTGAAGGCCGCCCTCGAATCCGAGGGCCTCGACTACGACGTCGAAGAGGGCGAAGCCGCCTTCTACGGCCCGAAGATTGGCCTCGACGCCGTCGACGCTATCGGCCGGGAGTGGACCATCGGCACGGTCCAACTCGACTTCAACATCCCCGAGCGCCTCGACCTGACCTACACCGGCGAGGATAACGAACCCCATCGCCCGGTGATGGTCCACCGCGCGTTGCTCGGGTCGTTCGAGCGCTTCATGGGCGTGATGATCGAGCACTTCAAGGGCAACTTCCCGACCTGGCTCGCCCCCGAGCAGGTCCGCATCCTGCCCGTGAGCGACGACAACATCGGCTACGCCAAACAGCTCCAGAACCGCTACCTCGGCGACTTCCGGGTCGAAATCGAGGACCGGTCGTGGACGGTCGGCAAGAAGATCCAGCAGGCCCACGACGACAACGTCCCCTACATGCTCGTCGTCGGCGACAACGAGGAGGAGGCCGGCACCATCTCGGTGCGCGACCGACTGGAGCGCGAGCGCGACGACGTCAGCGTCGAGGCGTTCGCCGACCACCTCGCCGAAGAGGTCGAGGGCAAGGCGACGACGCCGACGTTCTTGGAGTAA